In the Terriglobales bacterium genome, AGCCGCAGTGATCGAAGTGCAGATGCGAATTGATAACGACTTCAATCTCCTGCCGGCGCACTCCGGTTTTCTCAAGCTCCCGCAGTAGTTGCGCTTTGGCGTCGTAGATATTTGCGAGCTTCTCCGGCAGCTTGTTGCCGATGCCGGTTTCGATCAGCACCCATCGTTCATGGGCGCGAACGAGTACCGAATTGGTACCGCATGCCATGCGGTTGAACTCATCGGCTTTGACTTTCTTTTCCCAAAGCGGCTTGGGCACGACTCCGAACATCGCTCCGGCATCGAGGTAGTACGTGCCGTCGGAAAGGATGGTCAGTTCGAACTCGCCCAGTTTGCGCGTTGGCCGGTCGGCTGCGCTCAACGCCCACCGCCCTGCGCAGCAGACGAGGTCGGCCATGGCGGATTCGACGCAGCGATCTTCTCCTGCGACCAGCCCAGCAGCTCTGCGTCAAATTCAGCGCGGATTCGTTCGTAAAGGTTGGTTCGAGCAGCGACTCCGGCAATGGCATGCGTTTTCCGCGGAAAAAGCAGCACTTCAAACTGCTTTCCCGAATTGATGAACGCCTGCGAGAGCTGCATGGTGTTTTGGATGTGGACGTTGTCGTCGCTGGTGCCATGCACGAGCAGCAGATGTCCACTGAGATTCGCCGCACTCTGCTGCACCGAACCGGATTTGTATCCGTCAGCATTCTCGGATGGCAATCCCATGTAACGTTCCGTGTAGATGGAATCGTAATCGTGCCAGTCAGTAACAGGCGCAACCGCTACTCCGGCTTTGAAGCGACGTGCGTGCGTCATCGCGTAGCTGGCCATGAAGCCGCCGTAGCTCCAGCCCCACCAACCCAGACGATTGCCGTCGAGCTGCGGAAAACGATTCAGCGCCTGATCGAGTGCAGTGAGCTGATCGTTCAGTTCAACGTTCCCAAAATGGTGCCGCAATGCAGTCGCAAACTTTTTGCCGCGAAAGCCCATACCGCGGTTATCGACGCGAAGCACCGCAATGCCGTCATGCATGAGGATCTGATCGAAGAAGAAGTTCGCCGCTCCC is a window encoding:
- a CDS encoding MBL fold metallo-hydrolase, with the translated sequence MADLVCCAGRWALSAADRPTRKLGEFELTILSDGTYYLDAGAMFGVVPKPLWEKKVKADEFNRMACGTNSVLVRAHERWVLIETGIGNKLPEKLANIYDAKAQLLRELEKTGVRRQEIEVVINSHLHFDHCGWNTFRNERGEIEPTFPNAMYYVQRGEWEHALKQLERDRVSYISDNYDPLLKNGQMRLLDGDGEVMLGISVVLYPGHTRNMQAIMLESEGEKACYISDLIPTTKHLDLTWVMAYDL